The genomic region GGGTCAGCGCGGCCACCCCGGCCACCACCGCGACCGCGACGGCCGACTGGATCAGCCACGTCCAGCGCTCGAAGATGGCCGACAGCGGCGCGGCGGCGAGCAGCGTCGCGGCGGCGGCCACCAGGCCGAGGTTCCGTTGGCCGATCATGACGGCATCCCTCCGCTCACGCCACTGCTCCGCCACGCTCCGCGGCGGCCCGGGGCACCGGCGTGCCGAGCCCGCCGGTCCGCTCGCTCATCGCACGCCCCCGGCCACCGTCTCGGCCAGCGCGGCGCGCAGGGCGAAGCCCTGCGAGCCCCGCCCCGCCTGTGGCCACATGACCGGCAGCCGGCTGCCGTGGTCGACGCCGATCACCCGCCAGCCGCTCTGCAGCAGCGTCAGCGCCGCCGCGGCGTGCGCGTGCTCGGCCTCGGCACGCGCCTTCTCCGGCAGGTTGAGCCAGCTGGAGCTGTCCATCAGGAAGCCGACGCAGGTCGCGCCGTTGGCCCGCAGGCCGGCCAGCAGCTCGGCCTCGGCGGTGCTGAGCGTGCCGAAGACACCGATGATCAGGCCGCCGTCGGAGCGCTGCCGGACCCGCTGCACCAGCTCGGTGATCTCGACGCGCTGGTCGAGGCGGACCTCGGCGAGCTGGTCGAGGAGCAGGCCGTCACCGCCCGCCTCGGACGCGTCCACGTCCGCCCCGGCGCCGGTGACCAGGCGCAGCTTGTAACCGGCCTGACGCAGGTGCACCGCCACGCTCGCGGCGGCCGAGACCGCCCACTCGAAGCTGGCCGTCGGGCCGTCGCCCCGGTGGCCGTACGCGCGGGTGTCCAGCACCACGGTCGCCCGGCTCTCCCAGGGCTGCTCCTCCCGGCGCACCATCAGCTCACCGGTGCGCGCGGTGGACTTCCAGTGCACCCGGCGCAGGTCGTCGCCCATCCGGTACTCGCGGGTCGCCGCGTCGTCCTCGCCGTGCACGGCGACGGACCGGGCCCGGCTGTCGCCACTGCCCGCGTACTCCCCGGGCAGCCGGACCGAGGGCAGCGGGGTGACCTGCGGGATCACCGTGAGGTGGTCGGTGCTGGGGAAGGAGCGGCTGAGCTCGCAGAGACCGAACGGGTCGGTCAGCCGGACCACCAGCGGGCCCACCTCGTAGCGGCCGCGGACGTCGGCCCGGACGGTGTACGCCACCGAGCTGGCCTGGTGCGCGCCGAGCCGCTCCAGCACCACCCGGGGCCGGCTGCCCAGCGCGTAGGGCAGCCGGTCCTCCAGCAGCAGGGTGCCGGTGGGCAGGCGGGACATGTTCTGCAGCCGCAGCACCACCCGGGAGCTGGCCCCGACCGGGACCCGGTGCGGGTCCAGCGACCGGTTGCAGGCCAGCTTGTAGCGGCTGCGACCGACGTAGGCGGCCGCGAGCAGCGGCAGGACGGCGAGCAGCACGGCCACCCGGAGCAGGTCCTTCTCGCCGAGGATCCCGGCGGAGATGGCCGCGGCCACCGCCGCCGCCAGGAACGAGCGGCCACGGGTGGTCAGTCCGCGGAGCCCTTCGCGCACGTCACGGCCTCCGCGGCTCGTACGGGCCGCGGCCGTTGTTCGGCGTCGGCCGGGTGTCGTAGGGGGAGCGCTTGCGGTCGTGCGGCAACGGCAGCCGGTGCACCAGCTCGGCGACGATCGCGTCGGTGGTGCGCCGGGCGAGCTGCGCGTCGGCGGTCGGGATGATGCGGTGCGCCAGCACCGGCACCGCGAGGGCCTGCAGGTCGTCGGGGAGGACGTAGTCGCGCCCCTCGAGGGCGGCCACCGCGCGGGCGGTGCGCAGCAGCTGGAGGGTGGCCCGGGGGGACGCGCCGAGGCGCAGGTCGGGAGCCTCACGGGTGGCGGTGACCAGGTCGACCGCGTACTGCTTGACCGCGTCCGCCACGTGCACCTGGCGGACCGTGGCGATCAGCTGGCGAACGATGGCCGCGTCGGAGACCGGGCGCAGCTCGTTGAGGGGGTCCGTGCCGCCGTGCCCGTCCAGCATGGCCAGCTCCGCGCCGGCGTCCGGGTAGCCCATCGCGATCCGGGCGGTGAACCGGTCGCGCTGCGCCTCGGGCAGCGGGTAGGTGCCCTCCATCTCGATCGGGTTCTGGGTGGCGATCACCATGAACGGGGTCTGGAGCTGGTAGGTCACGCCGTCGACGGTGACCTGCCGCTCCTCCATGCACTCCAGCAGCGCCGACTGCGTCTTCGGCGAGGCCCGGTTGATCTCGTCGCCGACCACCAGGTTGGCGAAGACGGCGCCCGGCCGGAACTCGAAGTCGTGCGTCTCCTGGTTGTAGACGCTGACGCCGGTCACGTCGCTGGGCAGCAGGTCGGGGGTGAACTGGATCCGGCGCACGGAACAGTCGATGGAACGGGCCAGGGCCTTGGCGAGCTTCGTCTTGCCGACCCCGGGGACGTCCTCGATGAGGAGGTGACCCTCGGCGAGAAGGACGGCCAGGGCGAGCCGCACCGTGGCCGTCTTGCCCTCGATGACCTGCTCGATGTTGGCCACGATGGCCTCGCTGGCGGCGCGGAACTCGTCGTGGGGCAGCAGGCCGCCCACCTCGTCCCAGGTCTGTTGTGTCACGGGCCTCCTCCTCGTCGCCGGATACGGCAGCTCTGAATAAGAGCACCTGGACCCGCCGTTGGGTTCGCGACGCCGAGCCTCGTCTGCCGCAGAAATCTCACTGGTCTCTCAGGCTAACCATGTTTCTCGTGATCGCCGACCCCCGCAGGCAGACCGTCGGTTACGCCCCGAATATTCGTCAGGTCGGGGGACCATGACCCGACCCGCGACGGGTACCCCACCGGTTTTGGCCGGCCACGCCGTCCCGACC from Micromonospora sp. WMMD812 harbors:
- a CDS encoding DUF58 domain-containing protein; the encoded protein is MREGLRGLTTRGRSFLAAAVAAAISAGILGEKDLLRVAVLLAVLPLLAAAYVGRSRYKLACNRSLDPHRVPVGASSRVVLRLQNMSRLPTGTLLLEDRLPYALGSRPRVVLERLGAHQASSVAYTVRADVRGRYEVGPLVVRLTDPFGLCELSRSFPSTDHLTVIPQVTPLPSVRLPGEYAGSGDSRARSVAVHGEDDAATREYRMGDDLRRVHWKSTARTGELMVRREEQPWESRATVVLDTRAYGHRGDGPTASFEWAVSAAASVAVHLRQAGYKLRLVTGAGADVDASEAGGDGLLLDQLAEVRLDQRVEITELVQRVRQRSDGGLIIGVFGTLSTAEAELLAGLRANGATCVGFLMDSSSWLNLPEKARAEAEHAHAAAALTLLQSGWRVIGVDHGSRLPVMWPQAGRGSQGFALRAALAETVAGGVR
- a CDS encoding MoxR family ATPase is translated as MTQQTWDEVGGLLPHDEFRAASEAIVANIEQVIEGKTATVRLALAVLLAEGHLLIEDVPGVGKTKLAKALARSIDCSVRRIQFTPDLLPSDVTGVSVYNQETHDFEFRPGAVFANLVVGDEINRASPKTQSALLECMEERQVTVDGVTYQLQTPFMVIATQNPIEMEGTYPLPEAQRDRFTARIAMGYPDAGAELAMLDGHGGTDPLNELRPVSDAAIVRQLIATVRQVHVADAVKQYAVDLVTATREAPDLRLGASPRATLQLLRTARAVAALEGRDYVLPDDLQALAVPVLAHRIIPTADAQLARRTTDAIVAELVHRLPLPHDRKRSPYDTRPTPNNGRGPYEPRRP